In the genome of Astatotilapia calliptera chromosome 18, fAstCal1.2, whole genome shotgun sequence, the window CAACTACCTTTCCCATGAGTCTTAGCCACAGGAGCACAGTTAAAGTATTATGGGAGTCAGCGAAATCAAAAAGCGTTTAGCTTGTAGAATTTATAGAAAATCCAAAATGAGCTGCGGAGGTTTGTGCAGGTTAAAGCGAACGGCTCCTCCTTATGGAGATACTCTGAAAATACTTTGTGAACAAGTTGATCTTCACATCCCAAAAGTTAAACATGTGCTCATCAGCTGATCAGGTTACTTCATAAAAGgcccaaatatcaaagtaaGAAACCTAAAGCTCCATTCAGGTGGGATTCATGTCTCAGTGGTGCTTTGGTGTGGCCTCGGGaggctttcttcttcttctttgctctGAAGATGAACCTTCTGCTCCTTCCTAACATTTAAGGTTTGGTTCTCGcttcattttttctcttttcaaaaGCAGAacacagccaaagaaaaaccaGGTTCAAGTTTTCACTGGAGTTTAAATTCTCGTGATTGATCTAAGTTTTGGTTGGAGGAAGTCCTCGCTGGGCCTCTGTGCTTCTGTCCTATGCAAACATCTTAACTGAACTTCCAGGTCTAAACACCACCTACACATTTCAGCTGAACCTCCCagactcaccaccaggtggcccTGCTGTCAGTGAAGGCGTCTCATAGAGATGCACTGATTGTGGAAATCAAGTTAAactattgtttttaaaacaacagctttTGGGAATcatatattacagtttttcactCTCTGAATGAGAAAGAATTCACTTGTACAAATTGAGGATCGACGGGACACAAAGTGACCGTCGATCATCAGCTCTCGTCTGTAAAAACCAAACCACAAACAGGAACTGAGAGATTTAATTCAATCTTCCCTCAGTGTGGCGACACCAGATTAGAGAACaagagtttattatttttatttccccgAGGCTTTAACCGCTCCTTTATTCCTGTAACGCTGCAGGAAGAAAAAGTATCTTTAGATGTGTCAAATCAGCTTTTGTGGATTGTGTTTCCACGTCTGGAACATCAGGCAGGTTAGAGTCGCAGCATGTGACTCTTctcatttttcatgtgtctttcACACTGTTGTCCACATGTCTGCTCGTTCTATATGAATCATAAagaagctgctgtttttgtcagaaTTACCTGAAagtaaatgtgtgtttgaagACAAATCCGCAGAGACGTTCAGCCCATCACTAGATGTCCAAAAGTATCATCCTCGCTGACCTGTTCCTTGTTTTCTGGCCACGTCTATTCTATTAAAGCATAATCTCATTGAGCCTATTTTCATCCTCCACGCTCCACCTGCAGTGACGCCATTAATGAGGCCCAGCGCTCGTCACAGTTTGAAAACCACTGAATGAAAGCATTATCACATAAAGCTCTTTATGCAGCTGCTGAATAAGCTCACAGAAGCAGGGTCCCAGGTTTCTGATGAagatgattttggacatttttaaatgttttcattgttCACACAGAGTGTTTGGTTTCACTGAAGATGGACGTCTTAGTTGTGAATTACAAGCAGCTATTGTCACCTATACATGCAGATCTTAGTTTTAGTTCACGAGGAGCTCGTTCAGAGCTGCTCACCACACACTGCAGAAAGGGTTTTACAACTCTAAGTTGGCCTCCAGGCTTGTGGTTTCTACGTTCAGTCAGTGTCTGCTCTTCCTGCTGCAGAGGAAACTTTTCCCTCTTTCAGCATGAAACAGTGAAACAGATCCAGATGTTAGAGCTCACTCTTCAGCATCTGGCAGGCAGACTGAAGCCAGAGGAGCATGTTAATGCAAATGCTGCCACTGTCACATATGGACAGGCTCTATAAGGGAGGCTTCACGTGTATGTGTTTCTTCAGTGCTTGATGTTCAGAGGTGggttttgctttgttgttgttgttttttgctggCGTCGTTATAGTAACAAACCTAGTCATGCAGCTAGCTAACAGAGCTAACTAACAAGGTTAGCTGTGGCAAAGTTTGTGCAGCTCGGCACCAAAACAAGAAGTTCAAGATCATTTCTGGGCCACACACTCGAGGTGTTTTCATAACCTTTGTACAGCTTTGAGCTTCATCAGAGGTTCAGTCTTTTCTTGGGTAGTAGTActgaattatttgtaaaaacatgtgattggctgaagatttgtttaaaaattagGACTTTTATTCAGAGGCGCTGCTGCCTGAAATCCTCTCTGATGTCACAGTTTTCAGCAGGTTCGTCTTCACTGTTTGACGGGACGTCCACGTTCAGTGTGAACTCTAAACTGTTGCATCAGCAGCAGTTTAgagtttcctgtgttttctAACAGGAGATGTACACTGGTGTGTACagtgttttggtgtgtgtgtttgtgtacttttATTTTGCATGTTGATTTTTCAGGGACTTCTTGAGAAAAACAGCAGTTTCTTTTCATGATTCATCAAACCAGAGGTCTCAAACATCCATCTGATTTTTACAGGAACAAACTGGGTCATTTCTGCTCACAGTCCTCTGATTCGATGCTTTTGTAGAAATGTAgaaatgtgcagatgtttttcaTTGTGCTCTGGAGCAGCTGGTTAGTTTAGCATTAACAAAGGAAATGACTCTGAACTCTAAATCTCACTGACGCTGTATCGCGTTTGTTAAATCCGTGTGAAATGTAAAACAGGACACCTGCGAGTGGCACCGATCTCTGctccatcacaaacatggaagGCAGTTTCCGCCAACACAGATGTTTCTCCACCTCTGCATGTTACTTCTGTAATGAATCATCAGGCCTTAAACTGTGCATAAAATGTTTTACACTTAGGTTCTGCTTCAACTCTTTTATCTCGACTGTGTTTAATTTGAACTGGAGTCtttgtattttcacttttttggcctttttgttttctggtttagcaaaaaaaagtctgtttcaGAATCACGGTCCTTCTGTTTTTGCCGTTCAGATGAATCTTTAGCACTTTGAGGAAAACGGGGAATGTTAGCATAGCATGCCCATAGCcgaatcatcatcatcatcatcagtcagAGAGGAAGCAGGTCGGCAGCACGAATCAGGAGGAGAGTTTGCTCAGATCAGACGACACTGCTGTAACAGACttgaagtttttctttgtgaCTGCTGTACTAATGACATGAATTGTAATCCACCTGTATAATAGTATATATTGTAGTATATTTGGATCTGTACAGAAACACAGATGTTCAGTTCCTGCAGTAATGATTTCTTTTGTTAACTTCTCTCTGGTTTGCTAATAAAATATTGATGATACACGGCTTCGACATcgctgtttgcatgtgtgatAAATTTCCAACCCCGACAATAAAATCACTTCCTTCACATGTTTCCGTATTTTGTCGTCACTCACAcacttttctgtttgtctgtttaaaaaaaggtgtttGCTTATGGTGCAGAAATCATTTTTCTCTGTTGTCCAGTCAACATAAGTTTGTAGAGAAAAGCAAGAGTAGAGCTGGCAAGAGCCTCAAAGATGTTAAAGATCgtgttatctcttttatgtctttttgAATTAAACGTTGGTGATTTTGATGAGAACACCtttaacatttctttcagtcactCAAAGACTGCTCACTGTCTGGGGTGTCAGACACATGGCCAGATTCAGCCAATGAAACGGTCCAATCACACCTCTGGATAAATTTGGAAAGTGTTGAAAAATCACACTGACATCATTGATATCTCCAGTCCAATGCTGAGGAGAGACTAACAGGAGGGAACAAGTATTTCTAGATCTGAATAAATTAAAGTTGTTTAGTTCCAAAAGCTCCACATTTGAAGGCTTTTATAGAACATCTGAAACCTATAATGTGCTTGTAATAATGCAACTGTACATGGTGGAAATGAAAGAGGGATAAGGAAGGCGCCCTCCTCAGTGCATCAGTGTACATGCAGTGAAAGCTGTTGATTTAATTATAGAggggaaaatacatttttagttcAGAAACATAAACTCCCGTCATGTAGTTCTCAGTGGTTTGGTCCACAGGACAAACACAACTTCACAAACGTCTTGATGGATgatcaatcatccaggtaagtaaatctccaaaagctgattctgctcatctggacgtagcgtttgcAGCGGGAGAAAAGGAGGCCGTTTATGTGAaaaggaaagaccatctctgaatcgaggagggggcctaagggaaCATCTTTCACCATCATACAAtcctgtgattgcagccattccccagctctctgtgaatggtactcatgaccattgatcaacaaccactgatcaatggtcatgagaatttgcataatcatgatgaactgacctcccagcccattgttccctcagtggactgatttcagtcattgtgcaaatgtctgtttataagattggggaaacctgcagtcagagaCTGAAGACGGCACTTGGATGagcgacgaaacgtttctcccactgaaaacgtccagatgaacagaatcaacttttggagacttCACAAACCATCCACAGGATGCGTGACTGCTGCTTTCTTCTACTTTTAAGCGTCAGTGCCTCCACCACATACTGTAGGCCTGTGCTTATTAAAGTCACTATAGAGGAAACAttttcaagcactttttttgttgttttattttattttttagaaagttTCCTGATTTCACAAGACAGAAGTGATCCGTTCgcttgatttaaaaaagaatcgtGTCCCTTTTTTCCAAATTAATAACATATCTTAAAATCCCAAAGAGCATCTGGGGATTTTAGTAAGCAATAATGAGCTGGTTTGGAAGGACCAAAGGATCCCGGAGATGGAGCTGACAGGCAGGAGGAAAGGAGGAGCTCAGAGGAGGATGCCAAGGATAGGGCGAGAAAGAGCGAGGATTTACTGTTGTGTAATCCCGATGAGGAAGCAGCCAGAAGAAGACAAAAGCTCTTTCATAAAAACTCtgttataaatgtttataaatttaatttgtatttcttGGCCAGTGGATGCATTAAGCTTCCGTAGAGCGCGTTTTATTTTTAGAGGAAAAGCAGCTTCCGGCGGAAGTGGACTGAAACTTCACGGCTGTGTGGACGTCGGAAGCTGGCAGCTGGAGGTTGACGGTGTTTTGTATCGCTGAGGCTCGGTGGAGCTGCTGGAGGAACCATGTCCGCTCTTCAGCATCTGAGGCTGTTCGTGAAGGAGCGTCTGAGCGCCGCAGCGGAGGAAATCTTCAAGGAGTTTGAGAAAACCGTCCTGCAGTACGAGGAGCAGCTGCACCAGCAGCACCGGGCCCTGAGCTGGACTGCAGACTCTGCAGGTACGTGGGGCAGCAGGCCCGGGAGGAGAAGGACCAGCGCTGCGCTCTCaggccggtgttccagatctactggcgtttagatcaactggcgttggtcgaacagatgtgtggcagtcttgcgtttcagtagctgctaccgacaaaccagcaaaaaaaaagccaaatgtgtcatctgtgacacttgtgaggttgtctcaaacacactccgtcagtcttgatgctgttgaacaacaaaatgtttaaaaatgtggcgagtttacctggtgatatcctcatgcgcgacgcgatcgcgaaaacagcaaacaagtaacaccacgccgatgttgttcacaggacagcaagagtaaacgatcgggagactcttgtcgtcgttatcgttcccctcgcacggtttatttctccgaattcagcgtttttgcttcacaactacagcgtgctgtttactttgtgcactaacatggagtcgagtcaaccagcgccacctctggccaagtgccacagcctacagccagatcaacctgtgacacatctgcaccacgtttgaattcgtgtcatgcacatttgtacctttcaattgtgtctgtttgtgcgtcatgcaaataaacctttggaaagaatgaaatgatatcatgtatttattatcagcctacatttgtacaaaattccaaattatatacacaaagtcatagaaatcaccactccaattggtcatcatgattttaatattctctttttccataacaatgaaatacgccttggacaaatatgacacatcaatatttcattagtgttgtcacatcacatcctgtaagcatcgtctgtctgtgtcttttccctgaaaatgaatatttccagccaatataggcaatccatcaacatggctggagttatatacagtctgtataagtgtggttaatctaatgaagatttgtaaggagacggcagttactgtgaattcacagcagttacacagtgattagtaataaacagccagtgagagtgagtggatatgactgttcccaccactaacacatgaccatagcccactactagattaacttgtgacacatctgcacctgctgctatgatcacattgagtagaggctgagtggctgcacttacccctggtacatccaaatctgcccacaaacatgttgacagatgcaatgccagcaatgtggattgtcaacactaaaaacaatcagtaagcaaagacaacagggatcacttttttctgtttatttagcacccacaacatttgtagtcgccttctgcacaggggaagtccacacacaccgtgtggtaccactttccacagaaggtgcaatctgcaagattgaatgagGTTGTCAGggtcattgtctgactgtttattactaatcactgtgtaactgctgtacattcacagtaactgccatctccttataaatgtttattagattgaccacacttatgcagactgtatatcacaaccaactctaacatgtttgtttgcagagggaagacacaggcagactacgctaacgacatgtgatgttacaacactggtgaaatattagtgtgttcacgacatttttcgtatgggcaaaagtattgatatcaggatggtgattcttatgtgtatgtcatttggcattttgtacaaatgtaggctgataataaatacatgatatcatttcattcatttcaaaggtttgtttgcatgacgcacaaacagacacaattgaaaggtacaaatgtgcatgacacgaattcaaacgtggtgcagatgtgtcacaggttgatctggctgtaggctgtggcacttggccagaggtggcgctggttgactcgactccatgttagtgcacaaagtaaacagcacgctgtagttgtgaagcaaaaacgctgaattcggagaaataaaccgtgcgaggggaacgataacgacgacaagagtctcccgatcgtttactcttgctgtcctgtggacaacatcggcgtggtgttacttgtttgctgttttcgcgatcgcgtcgcgcatgaggatatcaccaggtaaactcgccacatttttaaacattttgttgttcgacagcatcaagactgacggagtgtgtttgagacaacctcacaagtgtcacagatgacacatttggcgtttttttgctggtttgtcggtagcagctcctgaaacgcaagactgacacacatctgttcgaccaacgccagttgatctaaacgccagtagatctggaacaccgggcGGACGCTGTTAGCTTAGCCGTCACAGGGTGAGTCCAGCCGGGGCGGAGAGCGCGGAGGAGCCGCTGACAAAGGAGCCGCTGAAGCGGGGATGTGGTGACTTTGACTAGTTTCtccaatttaaaatgaaaatatattttaaatctgaCATTTGTGGTTCGGTGCACACGTAAAAGCCAGCCAGCAGCCGCAGGAAAATGCCAGAGACCGTGCTGTATCATTCCAGTATGAATTCACTCTGGTTTTATTGGAAAACACCAGAAACCAGTGACAGTTACTGCTCAtgtgtaactttttttctttcaaacacatgaaacagaaaTATTGCCCTaacatttttttatgtgcagTTATTGATGATTCCTTCATTACAAATAACACaactttcattttattattttagacGAAGTTAAGTACCAAAACAATAAAGCACTGCTGAGTAACAGTGTCTGTTCTAATAGAAAGGCACCGAGCCCTTAATGGCAGAGAGGCAAGCGGCTGATGCTGTCACTGCGCTCGGGTAATCCTGGGTAACACTGGACAAGTCGTGACCCTGCGCGCTCTGTCTCAGTGCACTGAGAGAGAAATGCAGCCAGAAACGGCACAAGTGCAAAAGGTTTCTTCCCCTGGATGGTGGACAGAGCCAGAGACGCTTACACTGAGACTGTAAGCGTCTCATCTCTGCTCGTTTCCTTTTGTTCGGGCTTTAAAGACTTTTACAGATGAATGAGGTTTAGCTTGATCTTACTCTGACGATGATGTTTAACTCTGTCATTACCAAACACTATCACTTCAGTTTACTTCTAGTTGTAGAAGTATTTCAGTAGAATATGCAGTAGTAGTAATATGTAGTAGAATTCAGCAGAGGGGGCACAGAGACCTTTCTGGATGGTCTGAACTGCCCATAGAAGATCTGCCCATGACCTTGATGCTGTGGATACAACTGGACTAGGAaccaacgctgatgattttcaGGCTCACAGCCCTGTACACTCTTGGGTTGCATGATCAGTGGCTGCACACAAGTTTAAGAGTTTAGTGTTTCAAACAAATGACTTAACTGAAAGTATGAAAGCACTGCTTGGAGCAGAGGACCTGAAAGTGCTGATGTGTGAGTACCAGTTTAAGGAGCCAGCAATCGTTGATGGTCACACTCTGTGAGGATACTCATTTATGTCGGTAACTCTTTAACCTTCACTGAGGTGGCAACATCTGggataaaataaatgaagaaaacactCTGTTGGTTTTATATGCCTGTTTTTCATCACTGTGCAAACTCATCTGTGGAGAATTAACCTTACGGTGCATCAGCTGCACGTGTGCTGCAGGCAGGGACATCCAGAGGAAGTTCTTCTTCAAAGACGTGTAACAGGAATGAGCGCTCGGCCGTTGACTCTGCAGatgcctctctctgtttctgcaACTTTAGAACTCAGTGGGATCAAAGACAAGTGCCCCGATGTGAGCGGTCACAATCAGACAGGTAGATTTTCAGATTTTAGGTTTTTCAGAGTTAAAGAGTAAATGTGGTCACAAGATGCTTGgggaaaacaacaataaaagaagCTCCAGCTGTCAAAAATATCTTCCTGTCATCTCTCAGTTGATGATGATGGATCGTCACCTGCCACGCCACACACGACTTAACTTGAGCAGAGGTCTGggctagagatggaccgatccgatattatgtatcggtatcggtccgatactgacctaaattactggatcggatatcggagaaaaataaaaaatgtaatccgatccattaaatatcacgaaagcacctcacaaaacttgcaacacgccgtaactcacctcagaacgttagcacgtcagagcagtatgcatcacgtgatagagcggctgtggcatgccggacctgtcggtggtctggatagcatgtggagcttcgctagcaacccggcatttcatctccgacaaagttatccccgagagaagtaaagcaagtgtgtaagtccatctctgaatgtttgtaaagcattcctgcgttaagcttaacaaacgatatatggagcgactgcctctccggctgctacttcaatcatgaaactgcttaacgatcagctgatcggcttttctgtcgcgagtccgtgtctctcgtttgtttttggcccactttgcaccagaaagaggaaaccagcggctgaacaacagcagcacgtttaagcttgatcagctgttgttagaatttatttaatattactttctactccaggatctttttctacgtagctgacggctggtaactgtgcaggggcggatctagcaaagtttagccaggggggccgatagggcattaactgggaaaaggggcacaaagacatacttttctttcttattctcatttaaaatgtctagcttttaataaataattatctgacacccaaagttttaatttgatgtaaaatgaatagaagtcaattactgtacatagtgactattaagtctaatatatatatactgtatataccctagtaagctatagtactttttcctttgggaaggtaccatctgtgaattctgcaattttgttgaagaaagatgttgaatctatttaatatttcttgaaaaataattgatttctgtgcattttttttcacactgcatcaaattaaggttgattacgtcgattaagcatcatgaggtggagcgtgaggggtggttccctattttttatttatttatttttgttgttgctgggagttggaaccctattagttaggttgcttaatatttatgctaagtactctttaaaataccagaatagggaggatggtgtaggtttaagtttattagattgatcagtattgctgaactatgaaatatttttttttgcatacaggtataacagaatagctttattgtagttgttgttttaaacttgagtatgaacttatacaaaatgcagcaagatatttaaaaaacagttttgttgattaaaaaacactatatcggattcatatcggtatcggcagatatccaaatttatgatatcggtatcggtatcggacataaaaaagtggtatcgtgccatctctagtctgGGCGTGAACTTGTGCCCAAACATGCTCAGAAACATTTGTGTTGCAGGTGTTTGTTACGTGTGGAGGAGCGACATGAAGCCaagatttcatttattatgaaTATCAGAATAAACATGATATTTTCATAATGAGCAACTGGAGAAGTTGCATAAAAATCGGGCTAATTGTTGAGGTATCATCAGTCACTTTGACCCTCATCAATCCGAGACGTCATCGTCCATCAGAACAAACCTTGTCGTATCACAGTATGAACTAattctttctcccttttatcTCTGCAGACCTTCCACAGGAAGATGACtgcaaagaggaggagaaggtttCCATCGAGCTCTGTAAGCAGAAAGAGGCCTCTGCTGTGGACCAGGAGAAACCAGAACCAGtacagattaaagaggaacaggaggagctCTACACCggtcaggagggagagcagcttATCCTGAAGGAGGAGAGCGAGACAATTATGGTGACTCTTACTTATGATGAAAGTGACCTCAGTGAACCTCAGCACAAGTATGTGGACTCTGGATCTACGACAAATGCAGAGCCACAGCCAGAGGAGCTACATCAGCGTACCAGAAGCACCGCGAAAGCTGTCACATCACACAGTCAGCGTAAACCTGACGTGGGGAAAAAGTCTGTAAAATGTGACGTTTGTGGAAAAACCTTCAAGTATAATTTCCAGATGAAGAAACATTACAGAATCCACACAGGCGAGAAGCCGTACGCCTGCAGCACTTGTGGAAAAAGATTCTATCAGATTTATTTCATGAAATATCACGAAAGAAATCATACAGGTGAGAAGTCACACCTGTGCATcacctgtgggaaaagattCACTGACCTATCGGCACTTAAAAGGCATACATCGATCCACACAGGCGAGAAGCCGTATTCCTGCGAAACGTGCGGGAAATGTTTCAGGCACAGTGCGACTCTGTTGGTTCACATGAGAacccacacaggtgagaagccgtaCGCTTGCAAcacctgtgggaaaagattCACCAACTTATCCGCGTTTAAAAAACACGCTGCaatccacacaggtgagaaaccgTATTCCTGTAAAATCTGCGGGAAAAGTTTCACTCAGAGCGGGAATCTGACAGTTCACATGAGAACGCACACGGGTGAAAAGTGGTACTCCTGCGAAACGTGTGGCAAAAGTTTCAGTCGAAGTAGCAATTTAACTGTTCACATGAGAacgcacacaggtgagaagccttACCACTGCAACACCTGTGGGGAACGATTTAAATACGCCGCAACGCTAAAGAACCACATGGGAACGCACGCAGCAGAGACGTCGCACGCTTGCAAAAAATGTGGGAAAGGCACCAAGGGGGAGTGATAACAATCTGGTCGCTACGGGAACCCATACAGGTGAGATGTCAGGGCCCTGAAACACCTGTCGGGAAAAATATTATGAATATGCTTGTGGTAATTTAAAGTCACAAAAACTGCTGTGACTTTATGTTCACAACATCTGTGTGTTGTGCTGAAGAGATATCAACTAGAGCACAATAAGGCTGGGCTGTGCTTTCATGCAATACCACTTTGTACCACAAGATGGTGAAACAAGTCAGCGTAACCTTTATTTAAGGAGGTAGTAGTGACTCCttataaatactttatttaaGTCATGGCATCAGTTCCATCTATTTTACTGCAGGATGTCAAAGACTAGCTCAGTTTCTATATTTTTGACTTTCAGGAAGTTGAATTAACAACTTTAAAATGCCAGAgcatgtttttaacattttaacaccAGATAATTAATCTGATTAAGCCAGAAAgatgtaaaatataaagtatttcAATATCCTCATagaagtgaaaacacaaagacaaaacagtTGGAATAAGTTGTTCTTATGCTCTGCTATCATGTGTTCGGCACAGGGATGCAGAATCAGTCCTAAACATGCTTGTTATGTTGTGGTTAgctgtgatgtcatgttttcatGCTGCTGTTCTGAATCAGTCAACATCTGGCTCATTTGTGTTAATGAAGTGCAGCTGTGAGACAAACTCCTCTCAGACTTCTACTTTCAAACTCTGGTACAATGTTTTGTGTCTCCAGGTAAAAACACCTGTTAGCCTTAAATAATGAATGCCATCGTGTGTGGGCGGAGCTTCAGATGAGATGGCCCTCAGTGAAGGTCCAACAGCTGCTCTCTAGGTGCACATCTGCACTTTCTTCAGTATCCTCCTTCTTCTGCGTTTGCTGCTCCTGAAGGCGGCACGTTATGCCGCATGTGATGTGACTTTATGTCATATTTGCGGTGTTGAAGTCAGTCCGTTGTGGCTTATTGATTGTATCCTGTCGGCATCATGCCGACTGAATGGTTAATATCAGCCCCTCCTCAGCACACTGTTCAGTGTTTTATAGTggacagtagggctgccacgattagtcgactagtcacgattacgttgactatcaaaatcgtcaacaactgatttaatagtcgacgcgtcgtttgaagctttgtaagatcacaaaagacgcaggaataagtagcaggatttaagagtgtaataacggactgaaacagaagatggcagcactgcatgtacaaggatgccagctgccgttaaacccggaagaagaagaagctgtgtcccagaattcatagtgcagcccagcgcagtttccaacaatggcggcagctagttagttttaatattactcttattattctttctgggtcacaaaataaacgtttaacatattttcatggagaatgtagctgtgtaaacctcaaatatctgctcagtttatcaagacaccacatattttcaaaagcgctccgacgttttcggagacgtctgttacccactagctcgatagctagccgggggctaggtcactagagctgtgagaacaccggactcccggcaaatcgttttcaaacccaccgccgtctttcgctgctcaggttaaacatgatatatgagtcacttagataacttaaaatgttattgtttggcttttttcagtgttttatttgttcctgagtaaattggtttggctgagattaaagttatagtttttgcacagctgaataaacgtcaagcagacagctgattatcagaagtgtgagatgctggagaatttactccggtgtcctgttatattttagatagcaaggagtttattaaacttcaccgaaacaatctgcaaatttcattaaaatttaataaa includes:
- the LOC113010742 gene encoding zinc finger protein 2 homolog, which gives rise to MSALQHLRLFVKERLSAAAEEIFKEFEKTVLQYEEQLHQQHRALSWTADSADLPQEDDCKEEEKVSIELCKQKEASAVDQEKPEPVQIKEEQEELYTGQEGEQLILKEESETIMVTLTYDESDLSEPQHKYVDSGSTTNAEPQPEELHQRTRSTAKAVTSHSQRKPDVGKKSVKCDVCGKTFKYNFQMKKHYRIHTGEKPYACSTCGKRFYQIYFMKYHERNHTGEKSHLCITCGKRFTDLSALKRHTSIHTGEKPYSCETCGKCFRHSATLLVHMRTHTGEKPYACNTCGKRFTNLSAFKKHAAIHTGEKPYSCKICGKSFTQSGNLTVHMRTHTGEKWYSCETCGKSFSRSSNLTVHMRTHTGEKPYHCNTCGERFKYAATLKNHMGTHAAETSHACKKCGKGTKGDILLLLRLLLLKAARYAASAAQALAALAAGGRMSSAQCFPPAHELCQTDVERTFVRCQEELLDISWKPEIKLHRIDLLCVSQNEEEELCNQERNSSLDQEDPEPPQIKEEEEELFISQEGKQLLLKEEIDTFMVTPAYEDSDLSESESNCDQLLSPSSPETESLNEGSFDVASGSTRNAELKPKQSRHRNSDSNLDSVSKCDVCGKDFQDDGNQHRTSEKPYACSTCEKEFYQLYIMKYHQSGIAEEKPFSCETCGRGFRARDKMLIHMRIHTGEKPYLCNACGKSFSQSSALKRHALIHSGEKPYSCKICGKTFCQSSDLTVHSRIHTGDKPHICKSCGRKFSDASAFKRHTAIHTGEKPYSCKLCGNSFRQSGHLLRHMKIHTGQKDYSCTICGKSFTQSGGLNVHMRIHNR